The proteins below are encoded in one region of Silene latifolia isolate original U9 population chromosome 2, ASM4854445v1, whole genome shotgun sequence:
- the LOC141640922 gene encoding uncharacterized protein LOC141640922 yields MEEACSANILNKMPTMLGDPGSFSIPCVFGGVPISRALCDLGASVSVIALKATRKIGIHSLAPSTMTLQLADRSVKRPLGVLEDIPVKVGKYLIPADFVVLDIPEDSHTPIILGKPFMATEEVLIDVRNGRLTFRFEGEKVEFNLPSLMKGPKVERACTIDVIVEVVKSVAREEPEMEEAFVISLHDEEMKEDHEVDDELLKTVEGLLPPKVQFKPLTSLTQVCLSW; encoded by the coding sequence ATGGAAGAGGCATGTAGTGCTAATATCCTCAACAAAATGCCTACTATGCTTGGCGACCCGGGAAGCTTTTCCATTCCTTGTGTGTTTGGCGGAGTTCCGATTTCAAGAGCTCTTTGTGACttgggagcaagtgtaagtgtcatagctCTAAAGGCTACAAGGAAAATTGGCATTCATAGTCTTGCTCCTTCTACCATGACcctccaattggcggataggtccgtcaagcgCCCTTTGGGGGTGCTTGAGGACATACCCGTCAAGGTTGGAAAATATTTAATCCCGGccgattttgttgtccttgacatcccGGAGGATAGCCATACCCCTATTATCCTAGGTAAGCCATTCATGGCTACCGAAGAAGTACTTATTGATGTGAGAAACGGGCGGCTAACCTTCCGGTTTGAGGGTGAAAAGGTCGAATTTAACCTTCCAAGTTTGATGAAAGGCCCCAAAGTTGAAAGAGCATGTACCATTGATGTGATTGTTGAAGTTGTTAAATCGGTGGCTCGGGAAGAGCCGGAGATGGAAGAAGCCTTCGTAATCTCCCTACATGATGAGGAAATGAAGGAAGACCATGAGGTCGATGATGAACTTTTGAAGACGGTGGAGGGActtctccctccaaaggtacaatTCAAACCTCTTACCTCCCTCACTCAAGTATGCCTTTCTTGGTGA